From a single Pongo pygmaeus isolate AG05252 chromosome 12, NHGRI_mPonPyg2-v2.0_pri, whole genome shotgun sequence genomic region:
- the SEMA4C gene encoding semaphorin-4C yields the protein MAPHWAVWLLAARLWGLGIGAEVWWNLVPRKTVSSGELATVVRRFSQTGIQDFLTLTLTEQTGLLYVGAREALFAFSMEALELQGAISWEAPVEKKTECIQKGKNNQTECFNFIRFLQPYNASHLYVCGTYAFQPKCTYVNMLTFTLERGEFEDGKGKCPYDPAKGHAGLLVDGELYSATLNNFLGTEPIILRNMGPHHSMKTEYLAFWLNEPHFVGSAYVPESVGSFTGDDDKVYFFFRERAVESDCYAEQVVARVARVCKGDMGGARTLQKKWTTFLKARLACSAPNWQLYFNQLQAMHTLQDTSWHNTTFFGVFQAQWGDMYLSAVCEYQLEEIQRVFEGPYKEYHEEAQKWDRYTDPVPSPRPGSCINNWHRRHGYTSSLELPDNILNFVKKHPLMEEQVGPRWSRPLLVKKGTNFTHLVADRVTGLDGATYTVLFIGTGDGWLLKAVSLGPWVHLIEELQLFDQEPMRSLVLSQSKKLLFAGSHSQLVQLPVADCMKYRSCADCVLARDPYCAWSVNTSRCVAVGGHSGSLLIQHVMISDTSGICNLRGGKKVRPTPKNITVVAGTDLVLPCHLSSNLAHARWTFGGRDLPAEQPGSFLYDARLQALVVMAAQPRHAGAYHCFSEEQGARLAAEGYLVAVVAGPSVTLEARAPLENLGLVWLAVVALGAVCLVLLLLVLSLRRRLREELEKGAKATERTLVYPLELPKEPTSPPFRPCPEPDEKLWDPVGYYYSDGSLKIVPGHARCQPGGGPPSPPPGIPGQPLPSPTRLHLGGGRNSNANGYVRLQLGGEDRGGLGHPLPELADELRRKLQQRQPLPDSNPEESSV from the exons ATGGCCCCACACTGGGCTGTCTGGCTGCTGGCAGCAAGGCTGTGGGGCCTGGGCATTGGGGCTGAGGTGTGGTGGAACCTTGTGCCGCGTAAAACAGTGTCTTCTGGGG AGCTGGCCACGGTAGTACGGCGGTTCTCCCAGACGGGCATCCAGGACTTCCTGACGCTGACGCTGACGGAGCAGACTGGGCTGCTGTACGTGGGGGCCCGAGAGGCCCTGTTTGCCTTCAGTATGGAGGCCTTGGAGCTGCAAGGAGCG aTCTCCTGGGAGGCCCCCGTGGAGAAGAAGACTGAGTGTATCCAGAAAGGGAAGAACAACCAG ACCGAGTGCTTCAACTTCATCCGCTTCCTGCAGCCCTACAATGCCTCCCACCTGTACGTCTGTGGCACCTACGCCTTCCAGCCCAAGTGCACCTACGTC AACATGCTCACCTTCACTTTGGAGCGTGGAGAGTTTGAAGATGGGAAGGGCAAGTGTCCCTATGACCCAGCTAAGGGCCACGCTGGCCTTCTTGTGG ATGGTGAGCTGTACTCGGCCACACTCAACAACTTCCTGGGCACGGAACCCATTATCCTGCGTAACATGGGGCCCCACCACTCCATGAAGACAGAGTACCTGGCCTTTTGGCTCAATG AACCTCACTTTGTAGGCTCTGCCTATGTACCTGAGAGTGTGGGCAGCTTCACGGGGGACGACGACAAGGTCTACTTCTTCTTCAGGGAGCGGGCAGTGGAGTCCGACTGCTATGCCGAGCAGGTGGTGGCTCGTGTGGCCCGCGTCTGCAAG GGCGATATGGGGGGCGCACGGACCCTGCAGAAGAAGTGGACCACGTTCCTGAAGGCGCGGCTGGCGTGCTCTGCCCCGAACTGGCAGCTCTACTTCAACCAGCTGCAGGCGATGCACACCCTGCAGGACACCTCCTGGCACAACACCACCTTCTTTGGGGTTTTTCAAGCACAGTG GGGTGACATGTACCTGTCGGCCGTCTGTGAGTACCAGTTGGAAGAGATCCAGCGGGTGTTTGAGGGCCCCTATAAGGAGTACCATGAGGAAGCCCAGAAGTGGGACCGCTACACCGACCCTGTACCCAGCCCTCGGCCTGGCTCG TGCATTAACAACTGGCATCGGCGCCATGGCTACACCAGCTCCCTGGAGCTACCCGACAACATCCTCAACTTCGTCAAGAAGCACCCGCTGATGGAGGAGCAGGTGGGGCCTCGGTGGAGCCGCCCCCTGCTCGTGAAGAAGGGCACCAACTTCACCCACCTGGTGGCCGACCGGGTTACAGGACTTGATGGAGCCACCTATACAGTGCTGTTCATTGGCACAG GAGACGGCTGGCTGCTCAAGGCCGTGAGCCTGGGGCCCTGGGTTCACCTGATTGAGGAGCTGCAGCTGTTTGACCAGGAGCCCATGAGAAGCCTGGTGCTGTCTCAGAGCAAG AAGCTGCTCTTTGCCGGCTCCCATTCTCAGCTGGTGCAGCTGCCCGTGGCCGACTGCATGAAGTATCGCTCCTGTGCAGACTGTGTCCTCGCCCGGGACCCCTATTGCGCCTGGAGCGTCAACACCAGCCGCTGTGTGGCCGTGGGTGGCCACTCTGG ATCTCTACTGATCCAGCATGTGATGATCTCGGACACTTCAGGCATCTGCAACCTCCGTGGCGGTAAGAAAG TCAGGCCCACTCCCAAAAACATCACGGTGGTGGCGGGCACAGACCTGGTGCTGCCCTGCCACCTCTCCTCCAACTTGGCCCATGCCCGCTGGACCTTTGGGGGCCGGGACCTGCCTGCGGAACAGCCCGGGTCCTTCCTCTACGATGCCCGGCTCCAGGCCCTGGTTGTGATGGCCGCCCAGCCCCGCCACGCCGGGGCCTATCACTGCTTTTCAGAGGAGCAGGGGGCGCGGCTGGCTGCTGAAGGCTACCTTGTGGCTGTCGTGGCAGGCCCGTCGGTGACCTTGGAAGCCCGGGCCCCCCTGGAAAACCTGGGGCTGGTGTGGCTGGCGGTGGTGGCCCTGGGGGCCGTGTgcctggtgctgctgctgctggtgctgtcaTTGCGCCGGCGGCTGCGGGAAGAGCTAGAGAAAGGGGCCAAGGCTACTGAGAGGACCTTGGTGTACCCCCTGGAGCTGCCCAAGGAGCCCACCAGTCCCCCCTTCCGGCCCTGTCCTGAACCAGATGAGAAACTTTGGGATCCTGTCGGCTACTACTATTCAGATGGCTCCCTTAAGATAGTACCTGGGCATGCCCGGTGCCAGCCCGGCGGGGGGCCCCCTTCGCCACCTCCAGGCATCCCAGGCCAGCCTCTGCCTTCTCCAACTCGGCTTCACTTGGGGGGTGGGCGGAACTCAAATGCCAATGGTTACGTGCGCTTACAACTAGGAGGGGAGGACCGGGGAGGGCTCGGGCACCCCCTGCCTGAGCTCGCGGATGAACTGAGACGCAAACTGCAGCAACGCCAGCCACTGCCCGACTCCAACCCCGAGGAGTCATCAGTATGA
- the FAM178B gene encoding protein FAM178B isoform X5 yields the protein MRPSSLRQYLGSVPLPPCQEQQPKASAELDHKACYLCHSLLMLAGVVVSCQDITPDQWGELQLLCMQLDRHINTQIRESPQAMHHTMLKDLATQTYIRWQELLTHCQPQAQYFSPWKDI from the exons ATGAGGCCATCATCTCTCAGGCAATACCTGGGCTCTGTGCCCTTGCCACCCTGCCAGGAGCAACAGCCAAAGGCTAGTGCCGAGCTAGACCACAAG GCCTGCTACCTGTGCCACAGCCTGCTGATGCTGGCTGGGGTGGTTGTCAGCTGCCAGGACATCACTCCAGACCAGTGG GGCGAGCTGCAGCTGCTGTGCATGCAGTTGGACCGCCACATCAACACGCAGATCCGGGAGAGCCCCCAGGCCATGCACCACACCATGCTCAAGGACCTGGCTACCCAGACCTACATCCGTTGGCAGGAGCTGCTGACCCACTGCCAGCCCCAG GCCCAGTATTTCAGCCCCTGGAAAGACATCTAA